The nucleotide sequence ATGCGGTTGGAATGTGAGTTCAATTCGCAAACCAGTATAAAAATTACTAAAGATGAATTTAGGGAAACGGTGGCTAAACAATACAAAATGTCCTGGCAAATGTATTCAGCCAGTGCAAAACCACGTATGGCCGTTTTTGTTTCTAAATATGATCATTGCCTTTATGATATTTTAAGCAGGTACAAATCTAACGAGCTAGAGGTAGATATTCCTTTAATTATTAGTAACCATATAGATCTTGAACACGTAGCTCAAAGTTTTGGAATTCCTTTTTATCATATTCCGGTAACAGCCAGGAACAGAGAAAAAGCTGCTGAGAGCCAGCTTGCTTTACTGCAAAAAGAAAAAGTAGATTTTATTGTCCTGGCCAGGTATATGCAAATAATTCCAAAATCTTTAATAGCTGCCTTCCCCAATCGAATTATAAATATTCATCACTCATTTTTACCTGCCTTTGCAGGAGCGAAACCATATCATCTAGCCTATAAACGAGGTGTAAAAATAATTGGAGCGACCAGTCACTATGTTACTGAAGAACTTGACGCCGGCCCTATAATTGAACAGGATATTACTCGTATTTCTCACAGTCATTCAATTAAAGACCTTATTTTAAAAGGTAGGGATTTAGAAAAAATTGTTTTAGCGAAGGGAATCAAATATCACATCGAGAGAAAAACTTTGGTTTTTAACAACAAAACTATAGTCTTCATCTAACAAGTATTTTCGCGGTCAAATCAGCTTAAAACAAAAATGATACATTTGTAAAAAAGCTACGTTATGAAAAAATTATGTCTTGTCCTTAGTATTTTCTTATTTACATCCTGTGCTGAACTTCAGGAAATCGCCAGTCAATATCCGCAAGTTGGCGTTAGCAATACCGAAATAGCTTCAGGTTTACGCCAGGCGTTAGATATGGGGATTGAAAAGCAGGTAACTAAACTTACCGAAGAGAATGGGTTCTACAGCAATGAGTTGGTTAGGATAACCTTGCCTCCAGAATTACAAAAAGTAGATAAAACCCTACGAGATGTTGGTTTAGATGCTTTAGCCGATGAAGGCTTAAAAGTATTGAACAGAGCTGCGGAAGAAGCAGTTAAAGAAGCTACGCCAATTTTTGTAAATGCCGTACAAGAGATCACCTTTAATGATGCCAGAAATATTTTATTAGGCCAGGATAATGCCGCCACTTTATATCTTACCGCTAAAACCGAAGAACCACTTTACAGCAAATTTAATCCTGTAGTGACCAATTCACTCGAAAAAGTTCGTGCCACGCAAGTTTGGAGCAATATTATTAATCGATACAATAGCCTGCCTCTTACCAGCAATGTAAATCCAGACCTTGCAGATTATGTTACCAACCAGGCACTTGAAGGAGTTTACACCATGATCGCGGTTGAAGAAAAAGAGATAAGGGAAAAAGTTTCAGCAAGAACTACTAATCTTTTACAACGAGTTTTCGCCTTACAGGACAGTCAATATTAGGATGAATGATGTATGCTAAAAAATTAGTGAAATCTTCTTGAGAATTCATTTGTCTAATTTTTTTAACATATTATCGAATCAGCTAAATTATTTTACACTAAGATTAACTCAGACTTAGCAATCCTTTGCGGTTGTGCGCCTTATATTTGTACAAAGAAGAAAACAGTTTTATGTTCAAAATCTTTGAGACAAAATCTACAGAAGAATGCCTTTGTGATAAGTACACCCATCTTATGCACAAATCTTATAAATTGGCTCTTACCGATAAAGAGGAAAGTGACCGATTGAATGAGAGAGCACAAAAAATTCTTGATGAGCTTAGAAGAATGAAGTACGATAAAATAGATTATTAATCGCGAAGCGTTTTAAAATAGTCTATTGCTTCTACCAATCGCGATCCATACCAACTAAAATACTCACCATCTACCAGTTTAATTTCAACATTTAAAGTTGAAAAATATTCTTTATGCTTTTCCTTAAAAGGAAATGGTTCAGACGAAAGCAAGATTAAATCAGGATTTTTATCCTTTAATACTTCAAGAGTGGTTTCTGGATATCTTGCTTCCCTGAAGATATTTTCAAACTTATTCAGTTTTAAAAGTTCATCTATAAAAGTGTCTTTCCCAGCAACCATTAAAGGTTTTTTCCAAATAAAATACGCTACTTTTCTAATCGGTTTATTCTGAATTTGTTTCTGAAGAACACCAATCTTATCTCTAATAGAATTCACCATTGTCCCCACCAAAGCTTTTTTTTGAAAGATTTCACCGTATTGATGCATCAAATCAAAAGCATCTTCAATTTTCACAATATCTGAAACGTGTACGGGAGCAATTTCTTCAAGCTCCGCTACCATCTCTTGAGTGTTCTCCTCTTTATTACAGAGAATAATATCAGGATCCAGTGCTTTTATTTTTTCCAGCTTTACTTGTTTTGTGCCACCAACAATGGTTTTGTTCTTCCTAAGATGTTTAGGATGAACGCAGAATTTAGTAATACCCAAAATATTTTCTTCAAGTCCCAGATCAACAAGAAGTTCGGTTTGACTGGGCACTAAAGAGATAATTCGCCTGGGAATGTTTGGAAGAGAAATCTTTCTTTGTAATTGATCTATCACTTCCATGTTAGAATTTTAAAGTTTACTCAACTCTTCTGCCATTTGTTGCTGAAGTACTTCAGCTTTGGCTCCGGCAATTTCAGCAAAATTTGAAGATTCTGAAGCGTAAATAATCTTTCGAGAAGAATTCACCAGTAATCCCACATTTTTTGTCATTCCGTATTTACATACGTCTTCCAGTTTTCCGCCCTGCGCGCCAACACCTGGAACCAAAATAAAGTTTTCAGGAATTATTTCTCGTATTTCTTTTAAGTATTCAGCTTTAGTAGCGCCCACCACATACATTAACCTCTCGGAATTCTTCCATGTTTTAGAAGTTTTCAACACCTTTTTGTAAAGCTCTTCTCCGTCAATTTGCTGCGTTTGAAAATCGAAAGCGCCCTCATTAGAAGTCAAGGCCAATAAAATTGCCTGCCTATTTTCAAACTCCAGAAATGGCTCTACTGAATCTTTCCCCATATAAGGCGCTACAGTTACCGAATCAAATCCAAGATCCTGAAGAAAAGTTTTGGCGTACATCCTGGAAGTATTTCCTATATCACCGCGTTTAGCATCAGCGATAGTATAGATTTCAGGATATTCGTGGTGAAGATAATTTATCGTCTTTTCTAAAGCCTGCCAGCCTTCTACACCGTTAGCTTCATAAAAAGCGATATTCGGCTTATAAGCAACGCAAAATTTATGGGTAGCGTCTATAATCGCTTTATTGAATTCAAAAATAGGATCGTCTTCAGATAATAAATAGGTAGGGATCCTGTCTATATCTACATCTAGTCCCACACATAAAAACGATTTCTTTTTAAAGATCTGTTCAGTTAATTCTTGCGGGGACATAGGTTAGTTTTTTTGTAATTAATATGGTTTAAAATATAAAAAGAAAATTCCGCTTTCGCGGAAAGTAATTCTTAAAATAAAGTATTTGTCATACTTAAAAAAAGAGACCTCCGCCTTAGCGGAGGTGACAGTTTAAAATATATCTGAATTTTCTTTAAGCTTCTCTGTATTTTCTACAAATCGCAATTCGTCCAGTATTTTCTGGATATCCCCATTTATGATATTTGAAAGATCATAAAGGGTAAGATTTATACGGTGATCTGTAACTCTTCCTTGGGAATAATTATAGGTTCTAATTTTCGCACTACGGTCACCACTGGAAACCATAGAGTTTCTTTTGGCGGCATCGGCTTCCTGTTTTTTAGCAAGTTCCATCTCGTATAAACGGGAACGTAATACTCTAAAAGCCTTCTCCTTGTTCTTATGCTGTGATTTTTGATCCTGGCACTGTGCCACCAAACCTGTTGGTTCGTGAGTTAAACGCACGGCAGAATAGGTTGTGTTTACTGATTGCCCACCGGGACCGGAAGAACAGAAATAATCTATTCTTACTTCTTTTGGATCTATCTCTACATCAAATTCTTCAGCTTCAGGTAACACCATTACGGTAGCGGCCGAAGTATGCACACGACCCTGGGTTTCAGTTTGCGGAACACGTTGCACGCGGTGTACACCGGCTTCAAACTTCATTGTTCCATAAACATCTTCACCGGTAACTTCAAAGATCATTTCTTTAAATCCGCCACTTGTACCTTCACTATAATCTACAATATTATGCTTCCAACCTTTGCTTTCAACATATTTAGTATACATTCTATAAAGATCTCCGGCAAAAATACTGGCCTCATCACCACCGGTACCGGCTCTAATTTCAATTACTACGTTTTTGGCATCGTCTGGATCTTTAGGAACCAGCATCATTCTTATCTTCTCTTCCAGCTGCGGCACTTCCTTTTCGGCCTCTTCCAACTGCATTTTGGCCATTTCGGTCATCTCCGCATCACTGCCATCGGCAATAATTTCCTTAGCTTCTTCAATATTGTTGGTAAGCTCCAAATATTTCTCGCGCTCATCCATTAAAGCCCTAAGGTCTTTATATTCTTTATTTAGTTCTATATATCGCTTTTGATCTGCTATCACATCGGGCTGAATAATTAAATCATTCACCTCATCAAAACGCTGCTTTACTATATTAAGCTTCTCGATCATATAATCACTCTGATTTTTAGGAACACAAATTTACGATAAATTGATTGATTTATAAGATTGAAAAAAGAATTGTAAATTGAAATCCTCCAAGAGGACTAAATGATAAGCAAAACCAGAGCGATCTTATATTTTTACCGGCAATTTATTTTGGGGTCTATTTTATTGAATTTCTTTTTCCTGCTTTTCGGAAATCCTGTAGTATTTATCGTGCTATTCAAACTCTTTCTTGGTGCCCTGATATTCTATTTATATAAAACTTCTTATAAACATCAGCTTTACTTTTACCAAAACCTTTCGCTAAGCACAGTAAAGCTTTTTTCCTTCGCCTTTCTCCTGGATTTTATTTTCATCATACTTTCTGCTGAAATTTATTCTCTAATATTATGATCTTCGAAATTGATAACGTTGAGCTTTATTTTGCCGAAAAACAAATCCTGAACGGGGTTTACCTAAAAGCTGAAACAGGAAAGCTAACCGGCATACTGGGAGCTAATGGTTGTGGAAAAAGTAGTTTGCTCAATATTTTCTTCGGAAGTTTACAACCTCGGCACAAACTAATTAGGATTGATAAAAAACCTTATCTAAAGCCACTTTTTAAATACGGAATCGTAATATACTTACCACAGGAAAATTTTATTCCGCCAAAAATGAAACTTGAAACCTGCTTTCAACTTTTTAAGGTAGATATTACAGAATTTTTACAGGTTTTCCCTGAATTTAAAACCTACAAAAGAGCTAAAATGCGTGAACTTTCGGGAGGACAACGGCGTGTTATAGAAATTTACATCTGCTTAAATAGTAGAGCTAAACTTATTCTTTTAGATGAGCCTTTTTCACATCTTTCTCCACTTTATATTGAAAAAATTAAAAACTTAATTCAGGAATTAAAAAAAGAAAAAGCAATAATTCTTACCGATCATATGTACCGGCATATTTTAGATACCAGCGACGAGCTTTACCTGCTAAAAAATGGCAGTACCAAATTGATTAGCCAAACTAGCGAGTTAGAAGATTACAATTATCTTAAAGCAGGAACACTGTATTGAATTCAATTCATCTAAGACAACTACTCAAGTAAAACTTGAGCTTAAACCTCTCTTTGCTCCAAATTATTGTTGTTAGAATCTTCTATAGGTTTTATCCAAAAGAGAAGTAGCAAGCCTAAAGCGAGAATATGGAAAAACCTATCTGGGTAGTAAAATACCGGTACATCCAGGTAGATTGCAATAAAAAAATTAAAATCAGAAAAGGCCAGAAAAAGTGCAGCCAGTAAAAAATAAAAACTTCTTTTATTGCTCACTATATTATTATATGTAAATGCAACACCAACTAATAATATGGTCAATAGCGTGAGCGCTAAATATACGGGATAGAAATAATCGTAAATAAAAGCTTCAGGAACCATAGCTAGCAATTTAAATAATAAATAAATATTAATAGCCACCACGGCAATTCCCAGCATCAATTCAAAAAACTTAAATTTTACAGAACGAATCTTAGGAAAGACAATAAAAATTAATAAAGAGAAAATGAGCGACCTGGCGAGAAATGTTATAAAATTAAAAACCTGAATTTCATAATACACTAACGAGATGTCGCAAAGTAAATAGGACACTAAAACATAGTCCATTTTAGACTTGAAAATTCCGGAGGAAAAACTCCATATTACAAAATAAAGGGAACTTGCTACTCTAAACCATCTACTAATTTCTTCACCTAAAAAATAGATACTGAGTAGATTAATAACAACCCAGAATACTGTAGATATAATTATAAATTGAGAGCTATAGAGATTCCGTGTTTTCGCCAAAAGGATATATTTTTAAAGTTTAAGAAGCACAAATATTTTTTTAAAATATTTGAAAATCAACTAAATAATCCGGTTTTAAGCCCCAACGCCCGAAATAAGTTTAATTCAAAGAAAGACGGATTATAATTTCCGTGTCACAAAAAGTAAGCCATAAGTCTGTTTGAAATTTAAGCTCGAATAGTGAGAATTACAAACAGAAGTTAATATTGAAACTCCCCGAACTCACTTTTTATTGTGAGTTTCTTTTCTACTGAAGCTTCCACCCTACCCACAATTTGCGCGTCTACGTTAAAAGATTTGGAAATCGCAATAACCTCATCAGCAATCTCAGGATTTACATAAAGCTCCATTCGATGTCCCATATTAAAAACCTGGTACATTTCTTTCCAATCGGTTTTACTTTCCTGCTGAATAAGTTTGAAAAGCGGCGGCACATCAAACATATTGTCTTTTACAATATGCAAATTATCTATAAAATGAAGAATTTTGGTTTGTGCACCCCCACTGCAATGCACCATCCCATTAATTTCTTTATTTCCTAATTTAGAAAGTATCTTCTTAATAATTGGCGCGTAAGTTCGGGTTGGCGAAAGCACTAATTTCCCCGCATCTAATGGTGAATTTTCAACCTTATCGGTTAAAGATTTATTACCGGAATAGATCAAGTCTTCAGGAATATCGTTGTCAAAACTTTCGGGATACTTTTCGGCTAAGATCTTAGAAAAAACATCGTGCCGCGCAGAGGTAAGTCCGTTACTACCCATTCCGCCGTTATATTCCTTTTCGTAAGAAGCCTGCCCTGCAGAAGATAAACCAACAATTACATTCCCGGGTTTAATATTTGCATTATCAATTACCTCAGCTTTATTCATCCTGGCGGTTACGGTAGAATCTACAATAATAGTTCTCACCAAGTCACCAACATCGGCAGTTTCACCACCGGTAGAATGAATTTCAACACCAAATTCTTTTAATTCAGCAATCAACTCTTCAGTACCATTTATTATAGCTGAAATCACCTCCCCGGGGATTTTATTTTTGTTGCGACCAATGGTTGAAGAAAGCATAATATTATCTATAGCGCCCACACAAAGCAGGTCGTCTATATTCATAATCAAAGCATCCTGGGCAATTCCTTTCCAAACCGAAAAATCTCCGGTTTCTTTCCAATACATATAAGCAAGGGAAGATTTAGTTCCGGCGCCATCGGCGTGCATAATTAAGCAATGCTCGTTGCTCCCGGTAAGATAATCGGGCACGATTTTACAAAATGCTTTAGGAAATAACCCTTTATCTACATTTTTAATGGCATTGTGCACATCTTCTTTTCCGGCTGAAACTCCACGCTGGGCGTATCTTTTGCTTACTTCCTGACTCATAATTCCTGAATTAAAACCCCAAAGATAAACAGATTAGATTAGTCACTGAAGTATTATAAAATAAAAAAGCGATAGCAAATAATCCGCTACCGCTTTTCAGCCTAAATTATAAAAACATTTTTTTTACTCCCAATCGGGCATAAATGCATTTTCGTACAATAAGGTTCGGTTCTCGTCCACACTACCAGGATTTATTTCTACCGTGTATATATTATTCTGAGAAATACCATCATTAGAAGTATTTACAAAAATAACTTCGGCTTCGTTTGGAGAAAACCTGGGGTCTAAATCGTTTGTTCCATCGGGTTTATTATCACTAATATTTAAAGCTTCCTGGGTGTTTATATTGTAAACAAATAATTGCGAGTTAAGCTGGCGATAATCTTCGCTTTCAAAACCGGAAACATCTCTTGCATATAATACCATATTATTATTAACCGAGAGGTTTAGGCCACCAAGTGCCCCATCTACATTTGAAACAACTGTACTTGTTTTCTGCCCTTCATTGTTTATTAAATAAATAGAAGCATTGTATCCATTAGCATCGTTTACCAATAGTGCCATCCTTGAATTATCATTACTCACATCTACTTCTGTAATAAATTTGCCATTAGGCTCACTATAAATTTGCGTAGTACCATCACCGGTTGCATTTACTCTATAAAGTTTACTAAAATTCGGATAAACAAGGCTTGCACCATCATTGGCCCAGGAAAAATCAACTTTATCTAAATTGAAACCGTTCACAGGTATATTGCTGGTAATTTGTTTTTGGCCCGAGCCATCTAAATTCATCGTAAAAAGATGAGTTTGACTACCAATAGTTCTTAAAAATGCAATTTTATCGGTGCGATGATTTTTTCTAGGCCTAAAACTATTATGATCTGCCGAGGTCAATTGATATTCATTTTCATTAAGATCACGAGAAAAAATTACGTTGTTACCGTTAATTTTCTTTACGTAAGCGATCCTACTTTTAGGAAATTCTAGCGTACTAAAAGTATTCACTTCACTTAACACATCTTCGTTTACACTATCACTAACTCTTACCTGCCAAAAATATTTATAACCATAATTTAGATCATCTACCGTATAAGTAGTGTCGGTTATATTAGAATATGTTTGTACATTATTATTACGGTCGTTTCTAATTTCTAATTGATAATTTAGATCGTCATCGTCCACATTTTCTGAAGTCCAGGTGAATGTGATATTTCGAGAAAGCCCTTCGCTATTATTTTCGGGAGAGACCAGCATTGGAGCTTTAGGAGCAAGGTTATTGGCCGTTTCGGGTTTCATTTCAAAAACTATATTCACCTCACCATCGGGAATTACCTCCACGCCCTGAAATTGAGTAAGTAAGCTATCTTTACGGGCCTGGACAGAGTACTCTGCAGCCGGTACATTTCTTAATTCAAATTCTCCATTTTCATCTGTAAACACTGTGGAGCTAGCAGGATTGGTTGAGATCCTAACATTCTCTATGGGTTCAAAATTTCCTTCGGTTACTACTGTACCGGTAATAGTGCCAATTTGAACATTATCTATAGTTTCTTCACTACAACCCAAAACTACTATCGCTAAAAAAAGCGTGAAAATATATTTTATGCTTTTCATAATTCTTAATTATTATTTTTAGAACCTCCTAAATAGAAATTTACGCCAATACCAAAATTGAAATAATGGTCGTCTCTAGTTCCATTTATTGTATAATCTAATTCGTCACTAAGGGTAATATTATGTGTCCCAAAAGCTTTTATACCCAAATTATCTTTAATTAGATATTCCATTCCGAGACCATATTGAAACTTGAAAAAGTTATTTTTCGCATCAGGTACATCGGTTTCTGAAAGCCTGGTCAAAAATCCAGCACCGGCCTGAGCATATGGAGTCAATCTATCATTGGGTAATAAAGTATAGTTTAAGCCTGCATCAAGCCCTGCAAAGGTTTCGGCAAAAGCTTCTCCGCTATTTAACTCAAATACACTTCCACTTAACTGAAGGGCTAACGAGCGATAAATATCGTTTTTATAATCTATAGTTAATTGAGGTGCTAAATTATTATCAGAAAAATCAGCACTTAATAAAGAGCCTCCTAAACTAACCCCTATGGCGCTACTGTATTTTCTTTCAAAATACTTTCTATTATAAAGTCCTGTTAACTCTTCTTCATCCTTATCACTTCTATACTCGGCAATTAGTTTTTGCGATGCCGCCTCCCCTTCTTTTGGAAGCCATATCTTGTCTTCTATACCTTCTACAATTAACCCCTCAACAGCCTTCTCTATAGCTTCTTTTACAGCTATTTGTACAGGTTCATTTCTAGTGAAACCGGTTTCAGCTTCTAACAAGCGCTGAAAGCTCACATATTTAAATAAACTTGCATCAAGAGCTTGAGAAAGGATAGTTTTAGAAATATATACGTTTTTTAAAATTTTACCGCTAGAAGTAGAAATAGCTCTTAAATAAATAGTCACTCTATCCTGTCTATATTGAGTAGAGGCGCCTACACCAAGGTAACGGGCACCTAAACCACCGGTCATAATATTGGTATCATAAGATACAATTCCACCTTCCAATAATATTCCTGCATATAATAGCGGTGGCAGTTGTGGTTCGTTACTATTTCCTCCCTGGTATTCCTGCCGGGTAGACCTAATAATATTTCTTTCGTTTAATAGATTTCCGATATTTTCTCTTTCAATAGCGGTAAACCAGCCTGAATCTTCCAGAGCTTTTACCAAAATGGAAGTGGCTCCCTGGGTTACTGCGGTACTAAAAGTACTACCCACATCAGAAGGCTTATATTGTCCCGTAAGATCTCTAAAATTATAAACCCCTACCACCACTTTTTCTTCAGGGGCAGGCAATTTTCTTAGCCTTTTGGTCGTCTCCGATATTTCTCCTGCACGAGGAGCTTCAAAATCTACAGGCTGACTCAAATATGAGCCACAGGAAGTGGAAAGACATACCAATACAGCCATGAACGATAATTTGTATAAATTCATAGTTGCTTAATTTGGAATGATTACCTGGGTTTGTTCTCCTGTTTCTGTATCTAGAATATTTATTACCAAACCTTCATTAGATGGGTAAATATCTACCGCCAAACTTCCAAAAGAATAGGTGCCTTCTTCAAGTGCTCCCTGCCCAAATTGATCGGTAAATAATCTTCTGGTAACCTGTCCTAATAATTGCGAATTTAAACTGGAAGTGAACCTTTCTAATTCTGATTGTTGCTCTCTTCCTGAAGTGGCATTGGGATCTTTAAAACTATTTTGTGCCTCGGCCGAACTTAAAAGCCATTGATAGTTGTAAGGATTTCCTCCAAAAGCGGGGTTAGTAGGTCGATAAACTAAATCCTGGGCATTTGATGTAAAAAAACACCCCAGAATAAAGATTAATGATAAAATTGGTTTCATTTATAATAGTTTGGATTAGTATTGCATAATTTGCTGTTTCTGTCTTCTCAAATTCTGAAAATAACGGTTAACTCTTTGCAGGGCTACTCCAGCCATTTCTTCTAGATAATCCAGTTTTGGCCGGGAATAAAATTGAAATACTATTTGATTTTCAATCTTTACCATAATCTTTGTAGTTCGTCCAAAACTTATCATTTCGTCTATTTCAATTATTTTATTCTCTGGATTCTGACTTAACTGGTATTTTTGATAGAAGAAATCATAAAAATCTTTTCCGGGTTTGGTTTTTGTATTTTCAGTAACCAAACCATAAAGTTGAATACCTTCGTTGTCTTTTTTATAAGACAACTTTTCATTTTTAGCAGCCTGGCTCATAGGCTCGTATACCTTTCTGGCTGTACCAAGTAATTTATCTTCCTCATCATAGATAAGCAATAAGATAATGGTTTGCATTTGTGGATTTATGGAAACAGAAGTAGTGGAAAGAGAACTGGTTTCATAAGGCTCTAAAGTAAAGAAGCCTGACTGTGCATTTTTTGATGAATTATTGGAAACTTTAGGATTGGAGGTAATCACAGATAATTCGTACCGTAGCCCATAACTCACATTAGTTTTATTTTGTGCTATTCCCGTAACCTCCAGAATATCGTTTTTATTATCGTTGGTATTAATGATTGCTTCTACCTCAGAATTAAAGTTTTGACCACACAAAAATGCAGGCATACATAAGCATATTATGCAAACAAAAACTTTCATAAACTAAAAGCTTAATTAAAATTTCTCACCACTATAGTCCG is from Salegentibacter mishustinae and encodes:
- a CDS encoding CsgE family curli-type amyloid fiber assembly protein; the protein is MPAFLCGQNFNSEVEAIINTNDNKNDILEVTGIAQNKTNVSYGLRYELSVITSNPKVSNNSSKNAQSGFFTLEPYETSSLSTTSVSINPQMQTIILLLIYDEEDKLLGTARKVYEPMSQAAKNEKLSYKKDNEGIQLYGLVTENTKTKPGKDFYDFFYQKYQLSQNPENKIIEIDEMISFGRTTKIMVKIENQIVFQFYSRPKLDYLEEMAGVALQRVNRYFQNLRRQKQQIMQY